In Streptomyces sp. 71268, the DNA window GTGCGCCGGGGCTCGCCGTCCGGACCCGGCACCAGGGGCCCCGGACCCCAGTCGCACTGGAGCCACAGGCCCGGCTCGGTGACCCAGGGCCGGAAGATCCGCCGACTACCGCTCTGCCAGCGGCTCTTGGTCTCGGCGACGACCCGCCGCGTGGTGCGCTCGCTGCCGGTGAAGCCCATCCGCACCAGGCGCTCGTGCGCCCGCACGGCGCTGATGTGCCCCTCGGAACGGTCCACCCACTCCTCGATCTTCTCGGCGTAGGCGTCAGCTAACCGCGACCGACGGGAGGGGCCGGTGACCGGCCGTCCGGCGTCCCGGGCCGCCACGTAGCGGCGCACGGTCTTGGGGTCGCAGCCCACGATCCGCGCCGCGGAGTACACGCTCTCGGTGGCGTCGTACGCCACCAGGATCTCGATGATCTCCCGGTCGGTCATCTTCATGCCGCCACCCCCAGCGGGGCCGCCGCGCGGGCCACGCCGGCGCGGTGGGCCGGGCGGCGGTCGAGGTCGCGGAGGGGCAGTGGCTGGGCCGGGGTCGGTTGGGCGGGGTGCGGCTGGCCCGGAAGCCCGTACGGCATTCCGGCGAACGGCGCTATGCGCTCACGACTGAACATGACGTGTGCTCTCTGTCTCGAACGAAAGGGTGGCGGTGGCGCGCCGGTGGGCGCGCCGGTGCTACCCGGGGTGTTCGACGACGTCGTGCGGGCGCGTGTGCAGCGGGGAGGCCGTGTCGCGCGGTCGGCCGTCCGCGGTGCGCGGCGGGTGCAGCGCGGCGGTGGCCGGCAGGTCGTGCTTGTCCAGGGCGCGCTTGGTGTTCTGGTCGCCGCCGTGGCCGCAACCGCCCTGCCCACCGGGCGCGGTGGGGCCGATCGGGCCCGGCGAGCCGCACGGCCCCTGGGGCGCGTGCTGGTGACCGCCGCACCCTGGCGCGCCGTGCGGCCGGTTCCCGGTGTCGCAGTCCGACGCGTCGGCGTCGGAACGCTCGGCGCCGACGGCGGTCGCGGCGGCCAGGGTCGTACGGACCGCGCCGGCCGGGCCGGACGGCGGGCCGACGAGGACGCTCGCGGCGCCGTATCGGGCGAACGGACCCTCGCCCCGCAGCGGGGCACCCGTCGAACGCTCCCGGCCCGGTCCGTCGCCCCGGCCGGGGCGCGCGCAGTCCGCGCCGTCGCCGGCGCAGTCGGGCGGCGCGGGCCGCTCGGACGGGGTGGGCAGGGGCGCGGTGCCTGGCTCGTGCGGCCGGTTCGGTGGCTCGGAGCGGCCCGGCGGCTCCGGGTTCGCGGGGGTGTGCGGCGTGCGCGGGCCGGTCTGTGGGCCGAGCGCGTCGGGGAGCAGACGTGCCGGTGGAGGCAGATCCGCGCCGGGCCGCCCCTGGCCGCCCTCGCCCGGCCCCCTGCCGTGGCCGCCCGGGCCCCCGGCGTCCCCGCCACGCCCCTTGCCCGCGTCGGGGCCCGTGCCCTTGCCCTGCTCCTTGCCTTCGCCCTTGCCGCCATGGGCCTTACCGGGGCCGTCACCGTGGGCCTTGCCCTTGCCCTCGCCCTTGCCGCCATGGGCCTTGCCGGGGCCATCGCCACGGTCCTTGCCCTTGCCGTGCCCCTTGCCCTTGCTGTGTCCCTTGCCGCCGTGGACCTCGCCGGGGCCGTCGCCGTGGGCCTTGCCCTTGCCCTGCCTCTTGCCCTCGCCCTTGCCGCCATGGGCCTTGCCGGGGCCATCGCCACGGTCCTTGCCCTTGCTGTGCCCCTTGCCCTTGCTGTGTCCCTTGCCGCCGTGGGCCTTACCGGGGCCGTCGCCATGGGCCTTACCCTTGCCCTTGCCCTTGCCGCCGTGGGCCTTGTCACCGGACGTCGCGTGCGCGGCCTCGCGCGGTGTCTGCTTGGCCTTCGCGTGCGCGTTCTTGCCCTTGGCTTTGCCCTTGGCCTCGCCCTGGCGCTTGGCCTGGTCGGGCTGGCTGGGGCCGTGCTGTGCGGTGGCCTTGCCGGCTTTACGGTCGCCGGCGGCCTGCCGGCCGCCGTGCTGGCCCCCGGGCGTGGACGTGGCCGCCTCGGTGCGGGGCGCGGCCCCGGTGCGCTTCTTGGCCTTCGCCCCGCCCGCCGCCCGGGCGCCGTGAACAGTCGTGTCCTTGCCGGCCGTCGTGGCCGATCGGGCCGGGCCCGCCGACGTGGCCTTCGCGCCCTTCGCCGCCCGCTCGCCCTGTGACACCGGCCGGTCGGCGCGCGCCTGGCGCCCGCCGTCCTGCGAACCGTTGGCGTGCGCCTGTCCCGCGAAAACGCTCGCCAGCGCGACGAAGCCGCCGAGGGCGCACAGCAGGAGCGCCGTGCGTCGAGAGGCCGAAGCCAGGCGGCGCACCGCGGACCAGGCAGGAAGACACGCCGTCACGGTGAGTTCCTCCCCCTCTGGCTCACGGAACTGGCGGTGCACGCATCGAACACGAACGCTCAGTACGGTGCAACCCCTGGCGCCCGGCGCGTTGTTGACCGCCCCGGCGCGTGAACAGGGTTCTCCGAACTGGCATACGGTCACGGAGCGCCCCGGTCCGCTCCTCCCGACTGCCGCCGATCCCGCCCCGCCCACCCCCGCCCGGGCCTCCCAACCGCCGCCCGGACCGCCCACACCCCACGCACTTCGCCCCGTACGAGGTGATTCATCCCGTTGTCGCGCACGGTTACCGAGGGGTTAACTCCGTTTTTCCGTACGCCCGTTGAAATTCCCCAGGCAATCGTTCGCGGCGGATCGCGGCACCCCGTCGCCGGCCACGCCGTGCCCCTACTCGACCGTCCGGTGACGCCTCACGGGGCGCGCACGACGGGGGCGCGCGCATCCGCCCGCGCGCCGTCGCGACACAAGGCGAACCCCCATACCGCCCGCCGGGCCCCAGGGCCCCGGGAGCCCGCCGGGCTCCGCACTCCGTCACGGCCCGCTCTCCCCCACGAGCCACCCGGACGGAGCGGCCGGCCGGCCCCACGGGCCGCGCGGCAGCGGCCGGATCGCGTGCCGTTCGGCATCGCGTACGGGGCGGTTGGGGCCCGTGAGGTGAGCTGGGCGCCATGGGGTTGGTGGAGTCCAACCTTCGCGCCCGCGGCCGGCTTTGACGCACTAATCTGCTGCCTTATGGGACGGGCGGCGTTGGGCACTGAGGTGGGGGCGCCGCGGGCGGCGGGCGAGCCCCGGAGCGAGCGTCCGGCGCGGGCCGACGGGCCCGGCGGTGACCGGCCCGAGCAGGCCGACCGCGCCGTGCGCGCCGACGACGTCATGGCCCTGTCGCGACTCGCGACCAAGCGCGGTGCCGTCCGGGCGATCCTGGAGTGGCTCGCGCACCGCACCGGTGGCGTCGCCACGCTGATCGACGCCGACGGCACGCCCGCCGTCACCCCAGCGCCGCCGCCCAGCGCCGCGCTGCGCGCCGCGACGGACGCCGTGGCCGGGCTGTACCGGCGCGGCACGCCATCGGCGGTGCTCAGCGTCCCGGATGCGGAAGGCGACCCCGCCGAGCCCGACGGCGGCAGCACGGTCTTCCTGATCTCGCTGGCCGCCGGGGCCGGGGGTGCGCAGCCGGAGGCCACCCCGCGCCGGCGGGCCCCGTACCTCGTACTGATCGCGCCCGACGCGCCCAGGCGACCCGCGCGTCCGCAGGTGCTGCTCGCCGACGCGGCCCGCACGCTCGGCCTGTGCTGGCGGCTTGAGGAGGCCGACCGCGACCGGGTGCGGGTGGAGGCCGCCGAGGCGCACAGCCGCGAGGCGGTGCTGCACCTGCTGATGGTCGGCAGCGTCCCGGCCGCCCACCGCATCGCCGCCGCCCTGCAACCGCCGCTGCCGCAGCTCGCCTACGTCTACGTGATCGAGTGCCCGGGCCAGCGGCGGTACGAGATCGCCGACCGGATCGCGCATGCCGCGCGCGGCAAGGCGTGGATCGTGCCCTGCCCCGTGCGGCCCACCCACCTGATCGCCCTCGTCCCGGCCGTACCGGAGCCGGCGGGCGGAGCCGCGGCGCTCGACCGGGGGGTGGCGTCCCCCACGCGCCCTCCCCTTGTCAGGGGTGACGCGACCGTCGGGCAGGTGGACGACGAGAACTGCGCCACCGACTTCCGCGCGACCTTCGGCGAACTGCCGTACCAGGCGCCCGCGTTGAGCCGCGGCGGGCGCGCCGGCACGGCCGTCGAGACGGTGGGGGTGCGCGGGCTCGACCGGGCCATCGCCGAGCGGGTGCCCGAGTGCCTGATCGGGGTCAGCGGTGAGGTGCCGCTGCGCGAGACCCCAATCGGCTACGAGCAGGCGTTCCACGCGCTGGCCGTGGCCCGGACCGCCCCCAGCGGACGGGCCAGCTTCCAGCGGGACTTCGACCTGACGCCGCTGGCCACCCCGGAAGGGCTGCGCTGGGCACAGGAGTTACTGGCGCCCTGCCTGCACTACGTGCCGCCACGGCGGGCCGACCCCGGCGGCGAGGAGTTGCTCGGCACGCTCGGCTCGTGGTTGACCTTCGGCGGCGCCGCCAGCCGCCACCTGAAGATCCACCGCAACACGCTGGGCGCCCGGGTGCGGCTGATCGACGAGTTGCTCGGCCTCGACCTCGGCCGGCTGGCCGACCAGTCCGCCGCCTGGCTCGCGCTCCAGCTCCGCGGCGGCCCGCTGCCCACTCCCGCCGACCGACCGTCGGCCTCGCTGGATGAGCTGCTCGGCACGCCGGCGGCCGGCGTCTGGGCACGTGCCCAGCTCCAGCCGCTGGAGCGGGCGAACCTGCCGTCGGGGACGGAGACGGTACGCGCCTGGCTGCGGGCGGACGCGAGGCTGCCACAGGCCGCCGGCGCGCTCGGCATCTCGCTGCCCGGCGCCCGCAAGCGGCTGACCAGGGCGGAGGAGGCGTTGGGGCGCTCACTGCTGCACGCGCCGAGCGCCAAGTACGAGCTGTGGCTGGCCATGCGGGCGCTGAAAACGCTGTGAGCCTGACGCGCTGAGCCCGCGCGCCCGTACACGTACCGCTCCCCGCTATCGCGGCCCGACACTCCGCGCCCGCGCGCCCGCGCCCGGATCCTGCGCA includes these proteins:
- a CDS encoding helix-turn-helix domain-containing protein yields the protein MGTEVGAPRAAGEPRSERPARADGPGGDRPEQADRAVRADDVMALSRLATKRGAVRAILEWLAHRTGGVATLIDADGTPAVTPAPPPSAALRAATDAVAGLYRRGTPSAVLSVPDAEGDPAEPDGGSTVFLISLAAGAGGAQPEATPRRRAPYLVLIAPDAPRRPARPQVLLADAARTLGLCWRLEEADRDRVRVEAAEAHSREAVLHLLMVGSVPAAHRIAAALQPPLPQLAYVYVIECPGQRRYEIADRIAHAARGKAWIVPCPVRPTHLIALVPAVPEPAGGAAALDRGVASPTRPPLVRGDATVGQVDDENCATDFRATFGELPYQAPALSRGGRAGTAVETVGVRGLDRAIAERVPECLIGVSGEVPLRETPIGYEQAFHALAVARTAPSGRASFQRDFDLTPLATPEGLRWAQELLAPCLHYVPPRRADPGGEELLGTLGSWLTFGGAASRHLKIHRNTLGARVRLIDELLGLDLGRLADQSAAWLALQLRGGPLPTPADRPSASLDELLGTPAAGVWARAQLQPLERANLPSGTETVRAWLRADARLPQAAGALGISLPGARKRLTRAEEALGRSLLHAPSAKYELWLAMRALKTL